In Candidatus Zixiibacteriota bacterium, the following are encoded in one genomic region:
- a CDS encoding DoxX family protein, translated as MGFPIPVLFAWLAALAESVGAFLLALGLMTRIAAAMIAFTMAVAFTLAHAADPFGVKELAFLYGIVAVCLLLTGPGKMSLDYFLSKRR; from the coding sequence TTGGGATTCCCAATCCCTGTTCTCTTTGCATGGTTGGCCGCGCTGGCTGAGTCCGTGGGAGCCTTTCTCCTTGCGCTTGGCTTGATGACTCGCATTGCAGCGGCGATGATTGCCTTCACAATGGCGGTCGCCTTTACACTCGCACATGCCGCCGATCCATTTGGTGTAAAAGAATTGGCCTTCCTGTATGGAATAGTTGCCGTCTGTCTTCTCCTGACGGGTCCCGGCAAAATGTCCCTTGATTATTTTCTGAGCAAGAGAAGGTAA
- a CDS encoding DUF456 domain-containing protein: MSGMEITLFILALGIMLVGLAGVILPIIPGTPLILLAAFGFGLLTDFKYITGNTLITLTVLTGVSFVAEWLLTILGIKKMGGSWMGTAGSFVGMIAGLALPGIGLIGFIAGAFIGAVIGEMLAGKNQAQALRAGIGSFIGFLAGSLLKVVIASIMIGLFIWNVLFS, translated from the coding sequence ATGTCTGGTATGGAAATAACGCTCTTTATTCTTGCGCTCGGCATTATGCTCGTTGGATTGGCCGGTGTTATCCTGCCGATTATTCCCGGCACACCCTTAATTCTGTTGGCGGCTTTTGGATTTGGCCTGCTTACTGATTTCAAATACATAACCGGCAATACACTCATAACACTGACTGTCCTCACCGGGGTATCTTTCGTTGCCGAATGGCTGCTCACAATTCTCGGCATCAAAAAAATGGGCGGAAGCTGGATGGGGACAGCCGGGTCATTTGTTGGAATGATTGCTGGACTTGCTTTGCCGGGTATCGGATTGATAGGCTTTATCGCTGGCGCGTTTATCGGCGCCGTCATCGGAGAAATGCTTGCAGGAAAAAATCAGGCCCAAGCTCTCCGCGCGGGAATCGGAAGTTTTATCGGATTCCTCGCCGGAAGTCTGCTCAAAGTGGTTATTGCCTCGATTATGATCGGGCTGTTTATCTGGAACGTTTTGTTTTCTTAG